A region of Meiothermus cerbereus DSM 11376 DNA encodes the following proteins:
- a CDS encoding GNAT family N-acetyltransferase: MLEGDLPSALLAAGYRASATFELCQSEPSHRAFWTEQVPWSEAWSIARILTEAYQVPQWRFPVSQRIGKLLQDPDSQAFVAYLYGEAVGAILVYQGIGLLAGVVPKRLGHGVGAALIGRIDPRPFLRPAGTEAEFPGQVLNRFIRYSLE, translated from the coding sequence ATGCTCGAGGGCGACCTTCCCTCAGCGTTACTGGCCGCGGGCTACCGGGCGTCGGCCACATTCGAGCTGTGCCAGTCTGAACCCAGCCACCGGGCTTTCTGGACCGAGCAAGTGCCTTGGTCGGAAGCCTGGTCCATCGCGCGCATCCTAACCGAGGCCTACCAGGTTCCTCAGTGGCGCTTTCCTGTTTCTCAGCGGATAGGCAAGCTGCTACAAGACCCCGACAGCCAGGCCTTTGTGGCCTATCTGTATGGCGAGGCGGTGGGGGCCATTCTCGTTTACCAGGGCATCGGTCTTCTGGCGGGGGTGGTGCCCAAACGACTGGGCCACGGGGTAGGAGCCGCCCTGATAGGCCGCATTGACCCAAGGCCCTTCTTGCGTCCGGCAGGAACCGAAGCCGAATTTCCGGGTCAAGTCCTAAACCGCTTCATACGCTACAGCTTAGAATAA
- a CDS encoding disulfide bond formation protein B, which yields MQKSSSSTFDRNALLLAFAWLVALVATLGSLYYSEVRNFIPCTLCWYQRIAMYPLVFILGIATWRNDAQIRPYALTLSLLGLFWSSYHLLELWVPGLAPNVCKGPIPCNVEYIPSFPIPLQAAIAFLLISVALFLVRPPRR from the coding sequence ATGCAGAAATCGTCTTCTTCCACGTTTGATCGCAACGCCTTGCTGCTGGCTTTTGCCTGGCTGGTAGCGCTGGTCGCCACCCTCGGTAGCCTGTACTACTCGGAGGTGCGCAACTTCATCCCCTGCACCCTGTGCTGGTACCAGCGCATCGCCATGTATCCCCTGGTGTTCATCCTGGGCATCGCTACCTGGCGCAACGACGCCCAAATCCGGCCCTATGCCCTCACCCTGTCGCTTTTAGGGCTGTTTTGGAGCAGTTACCACCTTTTGGAGCTGTGGGTGCCCGGCCTGGCCCCCAATGTCTGCAAAGGCCCCATTCCCTGCAACGTGGAATACATCCCCAGCTTCCCCATTCCGCTGCAGGCCGCAATCGCTTTCTTGCTCATCTCGGTAGCCCTGTTTTTGGTACGCCCGCCCCGGCGGTAG
- a CDS encoding 2-hydroxyacid dehydrogenase, giving the protein MILLVSEAVEPRLLQGFPEGVEVAFLPKEGPLSEKALQAEFAVAPYGGGARRFFAELPKLKQLKVVQTLTAGVDWILPHLPPGLVLCDAAGVHDIPVSEWIVAAILGAVKRFPEFRDAQREQRWDYRWVDDLEGATVLFLGYGSIARATEKRLAPFEVEFIRVARTAREGVHTWADLPHLLPKADVIVNLLPHTQQTDRLIGAVHFAQMKPGVLFVNAGRGKTVDQEALVEAIRARQVRLVTDVTDPEPLPEGHPLWSLPEVFLTPHIAGSTPRLFERGFRLVRQQVARYLRGEPLQNVVTDGY; this is encoded by the coding sequence ATGATTCTGCTGGTTTCCGAAGCGGTGGAGCCCCGGCTTTTACAGGGCTTTCCGGAAGGGGTCGAGGTGGCTTTTTTACCGAAGGAAGGGCCGTTGTCGGAGAAAGCCCTTCAGGCCGAGTTTGCGGTGGCGCCCTATGGGGGCGGGGCCCGGCGCTTTTTTGCCGAGCTGCCCAAGCTCAAGCAGCTCAAGGTGGTGCAGACCCTCACGGCGGGGGTGGACTGGATCCTGCCCCACCTGCCCCCCGGTCTGGTGCTGTGCGATGCGGCCGGCGTGCACGACATCCCGGTCTCGGAGTGGATCGTGGCGGCCATACTGGGTGCTGTGAAGCGTTTCCCCGAGTTCCGCGATGCCCAGCGGGAACAACGCTGGGACTACCGTTGGGTGGACGACCTCGAGGGCGCCACGGTGCTTTTTTTAGGCTATGGTTCCATTGCCCGGGCCACCGAGAAACGCCTGGCCCCCTTCGAAGTGGAGTTTATCCGGGTAGCCCGCACAGCCCGCGAGGGGGTACACACCTGGGCCGACCTGCCCCATTTGCTACCCAAAGCCGACGTGATTGTAAACCTGCTGCCCCACACCCAACAGACCGACAGGCTGATTGGGGCTGTTCACTTTGCCCAGATGAAGCCGGGCGTGCTGTTTGTGAACGCGGGGCGTGGCAAAACCGTAGACCAGGAGGCCCTGGTGGAGGCCATCCGGGCCAGGCAGGTGCGGTTGGTTACCGACGTCACCGACCCCGAGCCCCTGCCCGAAGGACACCCGCTGTGGTCGCTGCCGGAGGTGTTTCTGACCCCACACATTGCTGGCTCAACCCCCAGGCTTTTCGAGCGGGGCTTTCGGCTGGTGCGCCAGCAGGTGGCCCGCTACCTGCGCGGCGAGCCCCTGCAAAACGTGGTGACCGATGGTTATTGA
- the fni gene encoding type 2 isopentenyl-diphosphate Delta-isomerase, whose amino-acid sequence MSDTSEIQTRKRKHLEVCLQEPVEYTRLTTGLERYRLRYRALPELALEDVDLSTQFLGKTLKAPFLIGAMTGGEAHGGRINHALAQAAEELGVGMMLGSQRVMLEHPQAQSSFQVRAVAPRTLLIGNLGLVQLNKGYGLQQLRQAVELVQADALALHINPLQEALQVGGDTDFRGLLHKLQGLLPQVEFPVILKEVGHGIGREIAQHLANLPFAALDVAGAGGTSWARVEELVHHGRILHPELVEIGIPTAQALVECRSVLPHKPLVASGGIRSGTDAAKALALGAQVVAVARPLVEPALKGPEAVVDWIQNFLHELRVALFAIGARTPAEALGRIENVQ is encoded by the coding sequence GTGAGCGATACCTCGGAGATTCAAACCCGCAAGCGCAAGCACTTGGAGGTCTGCCTACAGGAGCCCGTGGAGTACACCCGGCTCACCACCGGGCTCGAGCGCTACCGCCTGCGCTACCGGGCGCTGCCCGAGCTGGCCCTGGAGGATGTCGATCTGTCCACCCAGTTTCTGGGCAAAACCCTTAAAGCACCCTTTCTGATTGGGGCCATGACCGGGGGTGAGGCGCACGGGGGGCGCATCAACCACGCCCTGGCCCAGGCCGCCGAAGAGCTTGGGGTCGGCATGATGCTGGGCAGCCAGCGGGTCATGCTCGAGCACCCCCAGGCCCAAAGCAGCTTCCAGGTGCGCGCGGTAGCCCCCAGAACCCTGCTCATCGGCAACCTGGGGCTGGTGCAGCTCAACAAAGGCTATGGCCTACAGCAGCTCAGGCAGGCCGTTGAGCTGGTACAGGCCGACGCCCTCGCCCTGCACATCAACCCCTTGCAAGAAGCCCTGCAGGTGGGGGGGGATACCGACTTCAGGGGCCTCTTGCATAAGCTACAGGGCCTGCTGCCCCAGGTGGAATTCCCGGTCATTCTCAAGGAAGTAGGACACGGAATCGGGCGTGAAATCGCCCAACATCTGGCAAACCTGCCATTCGCAGCATTGGACGTGGCCGGTGCGGGTGGTACAAGCTGGGCCAGGGTAGAGGAACTGGTGCATCACGGGCGCATTCTGCACCCCGAGCTGGTGGAAATCGGCATCCCCACCGCCCAGGCCCTGGTGGAATGCCGCAGCGTGCTGCCCCACAAGCCCCTGGTGGCCTCGGGAGGCATCCGCAGCGGTACCGATGCCGCCAAGGCCCTGGCCCTGGGCGCACAGGTGGTGGCGGTGGCCCGGCCTTTGGTAGAACCCGCCCTCAAAGGCCCCGAAGCGGTGGTGGACTGGATACAGAATTTTTTGCACGAGCTGCGGGTGGCCCTTTTTGCCATCGGAGCCCGCACCCCTGCCGAAGCCCTGGGCCGTATCGAAAATGTGCAGTAA
- the glp gene encoding gephyrin-like molybdotransferase Glp: MKQNLTVEDALEIVLQGARPLQHIEHLPLAASYGAVLGEDLRSRVNHPSANDTAVDGYACLEADTRSASLGNPVRLRVIGQSPAGKPFAGKIGPGEAVQVFTGAPIPKGANAVIRVEDTLREGDFVWLMKPASAADIRHQGDDLVEGQTYLHKGDLLTPGRVGLAAAMGYATVPVVRRPRVGILATGDEVVEPGEPLPYGGVYNSNSYSVAGLVVEAGGEPIILPRVSDSVEGLRTQLQRAGRLDLLLTTGGVSMGEYDIVRRMLELEGEIHFWKVKIQPGGPLLFATWNELPLMGLPGNPVSAMVTFLLFGRPFLFRLLGRTDPPLSRVRAVADTPFEANPTRRAYRRAVLRWVEDRYHVSSTGSQSSAVLHSMALGNALVVLEAGLSAKQGQMVEVIPFPGAL, encoded by the coding sequence ATGAAGCAGAACCTGACGGTCGAAGATGCTCTGGAAATCGTATTACAGGGGGCCAGACCCCTACAGCACATTGAACACCTGCCGCTGGCAGCAAGCTATGGTGCAGTTTTGGGTGAAGACCTGCGCTCCAGGGTCAACCACCCCTCGGCCAACGATACCGCCGTAGACGGTTATGCCTGCCTCGAGGCCGACACACGAAGTGCCTCCCTGGGCAACCCGGTTCGGCTTAGGGTAATCGGGCAATCCCCCGCAGGCAAGCCTTTTGCCGGGAAAATTGGGCCTGGCGAGGCTGTGCAGGTATTTACCGGAGCCCCCATCCCAAAAGGGGCCAATGCGGTGATTCGGGTGGAGGATACCCTGCGCGAGGGCGATTTTGTCTGGCTGATGAAGCCCGCCTCGGCAGCGGACATTCGCCACCAGGGCGATGATCTGGTAGAGGGGCAGACCTACCTGCACAAAGGCGACCTGCTCACGCCAGGGCGGGTGGGGCTGGCCGCTGCCATGGGCTACGCCACCGTGCCGGTGGTGCGGCGGCCTCGAGTAGGCATTTTGGCTACCGGAGACGAGGTGGTCGAGCCAGGAGAACCCCTGCCTTATGGAGGGGTTTATAACTCCAACAGCTACTCTGTGGCAGGTCTGGTGGTTGAGGCGGGGGGCGAGCCCATCATTTTACCCAGGGTCTCGGATAGTGTGGAGGGCCTGCGCACTCAGCTCCAGCGGGCCGGGAGGCTCGACCTGCTCCTTACTACCGGTGGGGTTTCGATGGGGGAATACGACATCGTGCGGCGGATGCTCGAGCTCGAGGGCGAAATTCACTTCTGGAAGGTTAAAATACAGCCCGGCGGCCCCCTCTTGTTTGCAACCTGGAACGAACTACCCCTGATGGGCCTACCTGGCAACCCCGTATCGGCCATGGTAACGTTTTTACTTTTTGGGCGGCCTTTTCTTTTCAGGCTATTGGGGCGCACCGACCCCCCCCTCAGCCGGGTCAGGGCCGTGGCCGATACCCCTTTCGAGGCCAACCCCACCCGCCGGGCCTACCGCCGGGCGGTACTGCGCTGGGTCGAGGACCGTTACCACGTAAGCAGCACCGGTAGCCAGTCCAGTGCAGTGCTCCATTCGATGGCGCTGGGTAACGCGCTGGTGGTACTCGAGGCCGGGCTTTCGGCCAAGCAGGGTCAGATGGTCGAGGTGATTCCCTTTCCAGGAGCGCTTTAG
- a CDS encoding DEAD/DEAH box helicase: MEFSAFPLRPEVAQAIQAKGFSTATPIQAAAIPLALKGKDVLGQARTGTGKTLAFGIPIANRLDAARERGRPPRAFVLTPTRELALQVARELEWLAPHLNITPIYGGTGYGKQAEALKRGTDVVVATPGRAIDYLEQRVLDLSKVEIVVLDEADEMLSMGFEEAVEQLLEATPPTRQTLLFSATLPTWARRLSERYQKAAIHINVIKDEAISYEEVAIQAPIQNRIAVLSDLLFAYAPERTIVFTSTKAECNDLALGLESRAHSAAPIHGDMGQIDRERVMERFRSGAVSVLVATDVAARGLDIPEVDLVVHYRLPDQNESYLHRSGRTGRAGRSGKVVILYGPREKRELENLEREVKRSFKRVNPPTPEEVMSAKWAVLARRIAKQPEADKKLWREQAERLIAEGGVDAVAGMLALILGGAPTPKSLITGEENWVTVKLSGSRLSVNRAVAVLKGAGASEIGRVRLEGEIAAYVDIRPEDLGKLDHSALRDLRLSKASEVPAEARQSERQGQGFGRSQGKRQGQGRREGSGQRHSQGERPFEGPEERREGERKRVVYR; encoded by the coding sequence ATGGAATTTTCAGCATTTCCGTTAAGGCCTGAGGTAGCTCAGGCCATCCAGGCTAAAGGTTTCTCCACCGCCACCCCCATCCAGGCTGCGGCCATCCCGCTGGCCCTCAAGGGCAAAGACGTGCTGGGCCAGGCCCGCACCGGCACCGGCAAGACCCTGGCTTTTGGCATTCCCATCGCCAACCGCCTGGATGCTGCCCGCGAGCGCGGGCGTCCCCCCAGGGCCTTTGTGCTTACCCCCACCCGCGAGCTGGCCCTGCAAGTAGCCAGGGAGCTCGAGTGGCTGGCGCCCCACCTCAACATTACCCCCATCTACGGGGGCACCGGCTACGGCAAGCAGGCCGAAGCCCTCAAGCGCGGCACCGACGTGGTAGTAGCCACCCCAGGCCGGGCCATTGACTACCTCGAGCAGCGCGTGCTCGACCTTTCCAAGGTAGAAATCGTAGTGCTCGACGAGGCCGACGAGATGCTCTCGATGGGCTTTGAAGAAGCCGTCGAACAGCTGCTGGAGGCCACCCCGCCCACCCGTCAGACGCTGTTGTTCTCGGCCACCCTGCCCACCTGGGCGCGCCGCCTCTCGGAGCGCTACCAAAAGGCCGCCATTCACATCAACGTAATCAAGGACGAAGCCATCTCCTACGAGGAAGTAGCGATTCAGGCACCCATTCAAAACCGGATTGCGGTGCTGTCAGATCTGCTCTTTGCCTACGCCCCCGAGCGCACCATTGTCTTTACCAGCACCAAGGCCGAGTGCAACGACCTGGCCCTGGGCCTGGAGAGCCGCGCCCACAGCGCAGCGCCCATCCATGGCGACATGGGCCAGATTGACCGGGAGCGCGTGATGGAGCGCTTCCGCAGCGGAGCCGTGAGTGTGCTGGTAGCGACTGATGTAGCCGCCCGCGGGCTGGACATCCCCGAGGTAGACCTGGTGGTGCACTACCGCCTGCCCGACCAAAACGAATCGTACCTGCACCGCTCAGGCCGCACCGGACGGGCGGGGCGCTCGGGCAAGGTGGTGATTCTGTACGGCCCCCGCGAAAAGCGTGAACTCGAGAACCTCGAGCGCGAGGTCAAACGCAGCTTCAAGCGGGTTAACCCGCCCACCCCTGAAGAGGTCATGTCGGCCAAGTGGGCTGTGCTGGCCCGCCGCATCGCCAAACAGCCCGAGGCCGACAAAAAGCTCTGGCGTGAGCAGGCCGAGCGCCTGATCGCCGAAGGCGGCGTGGATGCCGTAGCCGGGATGCTGGCCCTGATTCTGGGCGGAGCCCCCACCCCCAAAAGCCTGATTACCGGCGAAGAGAACTGGGTTACGGTGAAGCTGTCGGGTTCCCGCCTCAGCGTGAACCGAGCCGTAGCGGTTCTGAAGGGCGCTGGAGCAAGCGAAATTGGTCGCGTCCGCCTCGAGGGCGAGATAGCAGCATACGTCGATATCCGCCCTGAAGACCTGGGCAAACTCGATCACTCGGCCCTGCGCGACCTGCGCCTGAGCAAAGCCAGTGAGGTTCCAGCCGAGGCCCGCCAGTCCGAGCGCCAGGGACAGGGCTTTGGCCGCAGTCAGGGTAAGCGTCAGGGTCAGGGGCGCCGCGAAGGCAGTGGTCAGCGCCACAGCCAGGGTGAGCGCCCTTTTGAAGGCCCTGAAGAGCGCCGTGAGGGCGAACGCAAGCGGGTGGTATACCGATAA